Proteins encoded together in one Streptomyces sp. B1I3 window:
- a CDS encoding sugar ABC transporter ATP-binding protein, with protein sequence MAPEPPLLTMSGITKSFPGVRALDGVDLEVQAGEVHCLLGQNGAGKSTLIKVLAGAHQPDDGAITWRGEPVQLSSPITAMRLGIATIYQELDLVRGLSVAENVFLGHEPTTAGFVVRTREAKAAAAALLKRLGHPEIDPARAVGDLSAAHQQIVSMARALSHDVRLIVMDEPSAALDPDEVDNLFRIVDGLTADGVAVVYISHRLEEIRRIGDRVTVLKDGRAVAVGLPAESTPTRDIVAMMTGRNVEYVFPPRPEPGFGPPAADPVLTIEGLSRKGEFEPLDLELRPGEIVGLAGLVGSGRSEILETVYGARKPATGRVTVAGTPLRPGSVRAAVAAGIGLAPEERKAQALLLTESVTRNVSVSSLSRFARAGWVDRGAERAAARAATRELSLRPDNPDAAVRTLSGGNQQKAVLARWLLRGCKVLLLDEPTRGVDVGARAELYAVIRRLADEGLAVLLVSSEVPEVLGLADRVLVLREGRVVHTADARELDEHRVLDLVMEGSPTT encoded by the coding sequence ATGGCACCAGAACCACCCCTGCTCACGATGTCCGGCATCACCAAATCGTTCCCCGGTGTGCGCGCCCTCGACGGCGTGGACCTGGAGGTCCAGGCCGGCGAAGTGCACTGCCTCCTCGGTCAGAACGGCGCCGGAAAGTCCACCCTCATCAAGGTGCTTGCCGGGGCCCACCAGCCGGACGACGGCGCCATCACCTGGCGCGGCGAGCCCGTCCAGCTCTCCTCGCCGATCACCGCGATGCGCCTGGGCATCGCCACCATCTACCAGGAACTCGACCTGGTGCGGGGCCTGTCCGTCGCGGAGAACGTCTTTCTGGGCCACGAGCCCACCACCGCCGGCTTCGTCGTCCGCACCCGCGAGGCCAAGGCCGCCGCCGCCGCGCTCCTGAAGCGCCTCGGCCACCCGGAGATCGACCCCGCGCGCGCGGTCGGTGACCTGTCCGCCGCCCACCAGCAGATCGTCTCCATGGCACGGGCGCTCTCCCACGACGTGCGGCTCATCGTGATGGACGAGCCGTCCGCCGCGCTCGACCCCGACGAGGTGGACAACCTCTTCCGCATCGTCGACGGCCTCACCGCCGACGGTGTGGCCGTCGTCTACATCTCCCACCGGCTGGAGGAGATCCGCCGCATCGGTGACCGGGTGACCGTCCTCAAGGACGGCCGGGCCGTCGCCGTCGGCCTCCCCGCCGAGTCCACCCCGACCCGGGACATCGTTGCCATGATGACCGGCCGCAACGTCGAGTACGTGTTTCCGCCGCGTCCCGAACCCGGCTTCGGACCTCCCGCCGCCGACCCCGTACTCACGATCGAGGGCCTCTCCAGGAAGGGTGAGTTCGAGCCCCTGGACCTGGAGTTGAGGCCGGGCGAGATCGTCGGCCTCGCGGGTCTCGTCGGCTCAGGACGCTCCGAGATCCTGGAGACCGTCTACGGCGCCCGCAAGCCGGCCACGGGCCGCGTCACCGTCGCCGGCACACCGCTGCGCCCCGGCAGTGTGCGGGCCGCCGTCGCCGCGGGGATCGGGCTCGCCCCGGAGGAACGCAAGGCACAGGCCCTCCTGCTGACCGAATCGGTCACCCGCAACGTCTCCGTCTCCTCCCTCTCCCGCTTCGCCCGCGCCGGCTGGGTCGACCGGGGAGCCGAGCGCGCGGCCGCCAGGGCAGCCACCCGGGAGCTCTCCCTGCGCCCCGACAACCCGGACGCGGCCGTCCGCACCCTGTCCGGCGGCAACCAGCAGAAGGCGGTCCTGGCCCGCTGGCTGCTGCGGGGCTGCAAGGTTCTGCTGCTCGACGAACCCACCCGCGGAGTCGACGTCGGCGCCCGCGCCGAGCTCTACGCCGTGATCCGCCGGCTGGCCGACGAAGGCCTCGCCGTCCTGCTCGTCTCCAGCGAAGTGCCCGAAGTGCTGGGCCTCGCCGACCGGGTGCTGGTGCTCCGTGAAGGCCGGGTCGTGCACACGGCCGACGCCCGGGAGCTCGACGAGCACCGTGTACTCGACCTCGTCATGGAAGGGAGCCCGACGACATGA